Below is a genomic region from Planctomycetota bacterium.
GGCCAGGAATCGGGCCACAAGGAGGGCCACCGCGTCGTCTTCAAGAAGCCGCGCACGGCCGATTACCGCGCCAGCGTCCACGACATCGCCGAGTTCCTGCTGAAAATCATGCAGGACGCGAACCTCCGCCGCAAGATGGGCGACGCCGCTCGAAAACACGTCGCCGAGCATTTCGACTACCGCATCGTCGCCTGCCGACTCCTCGAAATCCTCTCCAGCCGACTGGGGCTCGAGTAACATGACCCAAGAGCGCCACACCCTCATCGAAGACGCCAGAAACGCCGCCCTCGAAGTCCTCCGCCACAACGCCCACGGACCCTGCCACGGCCTCCCCCGCACGGCCGGCTGGGGCTACCCCGAACCCTACACGCGCGACCTCATGATCTCGGCGCTCGGGATGCTCGTCTCGGGGGATGACCGGCTCGTGGCGAGCGTGCGGCGCGTCCTGGAGACGCTTGCGAAGAACCAGACCCGCCGCGGCCACATCCCGTCGCTCGTGCACGACCCGGAAGACCGCGGGGCGAGCGACACGACGCCCCTGTTTCTCCTCGGCGTCGCCCTCTATCGCCGCGCAACCGGCGAAACGCGATTCCTCCGCGATGCCGTCCGAAAGGCCCTCCTCTGGATGGATTACCAGAGCCCGGCCGACCGCGTCCTCGTGGCCCATCTGCCGACCAGCGATTGGCGCGACGAGCAATGGGTGCTCGGCTACGGGCTGTTCGTCAACACGGTCGTGTACAGTTACCTGCGGTTCCACGGCGAGGAGGAGAAAGCGAAGACCGTCCGTCAACTCGCGGGCCGCTTCGCCGTCACCGCCGAAGCCCAGCACCGCCACGTCCACGAAGGCCTCGTGCTGCGGCACAAGCCGTACTACGCCCTCTGGTCCTACAAGGTCCACCGCAGCGAGCGGTTCGACCTTTTGGGCAACAGCCTGGCGATTCTATCGGGCCTCGCAAGGCCGTCGCGCGCCAAAGCGATGATCGCCTGGATCGAGCACGAGTGCGAGGCCCTGCGCGCGAGCGGCCAACTGGCCCTCGACCTTCCGCCGTGCCTCTTTCCGTACATCCGCCCCGAGGACCCGGATTGGCGGCCGCGGTACAAGACGTACAATCCGCCCGGCGAGTATCACAACGGCGGCGTCTGGCCGTTCATCGGCGGCTTCTACGTGGCGGCGCTGGTGGCGGCCGGGAAGCATCGCCTGGCCCGGCAGAAACTCGCCGCCCTGGCCGACCTCGTCCGCCCGGCGCGCAAGGCCCGCGTCGCCTTCGGTTTCAACGAATGGCTCCGCGCCCGGGACGGCACGCCCCAGGGACAGGACTGGCAAACCTGGTCGGCTGCCATGTATCTTTATGCATACGAATGTGTCGCGCGCGGACGAACGCCTTTCTTCGACCAGATCCGCGAACCCGACGAGGAGGCTTAGCCATGAAACCCATCTTCGACCGTTGCCGCTCCAACCCCATCCTGAAGGCCCAGGACATGCCCTTCCCCGCCGAAGCCGTCCTCAACCCCGGCGCCACCGAACAGGGCGGCGAAGTCGTGCTGCTCCTCCGCGTCGAGTACGCGACCGGCTACTCCAGCATCTACGTCGCGCGGAGCCGCAACGGCGTGGACGGCTGGCGCATCGAGAAAGAGCCGATCCTGCGCCATGGGGAGCCGCAGTGGCGCTACGAGCAGTGGGGCTGCGAGGACGCCCGCGTCGTCCGACTCGAGGAAGAGAAGTGCTGGTACATCACCTACACGGCCTACTCGCCGCTGGGAGCGGCGGTGGGCCTGGCGCGGACGAAGGACCTGGTGACCGCCGAACGCGTCGGCCTCATCTTCTCCCCCAACAACAAGGACGCCGCACTCTTTCCCCGGCGGTTCGACGGCCGATGGGCGGTCCTCCATCGCCCGGACGCGGGCGGCGGGATTGAGAACATCTGGATCGCCTTCTCCCCCGACCTCGTCCACTGGGGCGAACCGCACTGCGTCCTCCCCGAAGGCCCCGGACCCGCCTGGGACGCCCAGAAAGTCGGCGCCGGTCCCCCGCCCCTCCTGACGAAGGACGGGTGGCTGCTCCTGTACCACGGCGTCAAACTCTACGCGGGGCAGTACGTGTACCGCGTCGGCGTCGCGCTGCTGGATAAGGACCGGCCGCACAAACTCCTCGCCCGCTCGCCGTGCAACATTTTCAAGGCGATGGCCATCTACGAAATGGCGGGGCTGGTGTCGAACGTCGTCTTCCCGACGGGCCTCCTCCTGAGGGGCGATGAGTTGTGGATGTACTACGGCGCCGCCGACACCTGCGTCTGCCTGGCGACCGCCAAACTCGCCGACGTCCTCGCAACCCTCGAACCGCTCGAGTCCCCGGTCTAAAACGTAAACCTTGTGCCCGGTCGAACAGGAATCGCGGCGTCCCGCTCGCCTAGTCGAGTCGCCTGCCGGCCACGGCACGAGCCGTAGCCGTGCCAGGGT
It encodes:
- a CDS encoding glycosyltransferase family 1 protein — protein: GQESGHKEGHRVVFKKPRTADYRASVHDIAEFLLKIMQDANLRRKMGDAARKHVAEHFDYRIVACRLLEILSSRLGLE
- a CDS encoding amylo-alpha-1,6-glucosidase, with translation MTQERHTLIEDARNAALEVLRHNAHGPCHGLPRTAGWGYPEPYTRDLMISALGMLVSGDDRLVASVRRVLETLAKNQTRRGHIPSLVHDPEDRGASDTTPLFLLGVALYRRATGETRFLRDAVRKALLWMDYQSPADRVLVAHLPTSDWRDEQWVLGYGLFVNTVVYSYLRFHGEEEKAKTVRQLAGRFAVTAEAQHRHVHEGLVLRHKPYYALWSYKVHRSERFDLLGNSLAILSGLARPSRAKAMIAWIEHECEALRASGQLALDLPPCLFPYIRPEDPDWRPRYKTYNPPGEYHNGGVWPFIGGFYVAALVAAGKHRLARQKLAALADLVRPARKARVAFGFNEWLRARDGTPQGQDWQTWSAAMYLYAYECVARGRTPFFDQIREPDEEA
- a CDS encoding glycosidase gives rise to the protein MKPIFDRCRSNPILKAQDMPFPAEAVLNPGATEQGGEVVLLLRVEYATGYSSIYVARSRNGVDGWRIEKEPILRHGEPQWRYEQWGCEDARVVRLEEEKCWYITYTAYSPLGAAVGLARTKDLVTAERVGLIFSPNNKDAALFPRRFDGRWAVLHRPDAGGGIENIWIAFSPDLVHWGEPHCVLPEGPGPAWDAQKVGAGPPPLLTKDGWLLLYHGVKLYAGQYVYRVGVALLDKDRPHKLLARSPCNIFKAMAIYEMAGLVSNVVFPTGLLLRGDELWMYYGAADTCVCLATAKLADVLATLEPLESPV